In Oryzias melastigma strain HK-1 linkage group LG6, ASM292280v2, whole genome shotgun sequence, the DNA window ACGGAGGAGTTTTCTACAGCGAAGCTCGCTGTAGAGGGAaacgctagcatgctacattaTAGCTTTCTAGCATGCTACATTatagcttgctagcatgctagagtGGGGCTCACTAACTTAAAACAGCGGAgttcactagcttgctacagtagaACTCggtagctcaatacagaggagctcgcttgCTTGCTGTAGAGgggcttgctagcatgctacataaGAACTCACTGTCATGCTACAGAGGGGGTGCTAGCATGCAACAGTAGACCTGGTCAGCATGCTGtggcggagctcgctaacttggTACAGAGGTTCTGCTAGCATgccacagcagagctcgctagctcgctaaagAAGAGCTTACTAGCATGCCCCAGAGGAGACGCTAGGGCGCTGccgcagagcttgctagcacgctacgctgtccactgggtggctggctagcgtagtgaGCTAATCTACTCCCCACGTaggccaatgtgggcaaacagtGGTGGGGCCAATGAGGgattaaaatagcctaaatagtACAGTATATTACAACTATTTATGTCACTggtctgtcaaaaaaaaaaattttcccAAAGCGTATTATGTTTTGCACCGTAGCTGGTGATAAAGGGGTCAGTGCAGCTGGGGGGCTCCAGGATTCACACCTTCCTTTCTGTATTCAGTAACCTCAAGCTCATTGTAACCTTTAAGgcatcagaaatgtttctggaccCTTTCCCAGCCTTGTGCCTCAAGACAATCCTGTCTCAGAGTTCTATaggcatttccttttttttccacgcTTGGTTTGTGCCTTGACATGCACTGTCAACCTTGGGACCTAATGTAGACAGGGTCGTACCTTTCCAAATCATGTCCAATGCACTGGATTTACCACAGGTTGGCTTTAATTAAGCAGCTGAAACATCTCAAGGCTCATCGGTGAAAAGAGAATAAAGCACACCTCACTTTTGAGCTTTACAGAAAAAGGCTGTGAATACTTATGTATATatcatttttctggtttttaatttttaataaatttgcaacaattaaaaaaaaaaattttatgttgtcattatatttttttttaggaagaaaagtggtcttttttttaaataaggctGTGACGATAAAATGTGGAAGAAGTGAAGCATTGAGAATACTTTCTGGATACACTGTATGTCAGACTGAGGAACAGCTTTGTGTGCTCTGTCCTCAATTAACATTtagaagttatttattttatgtatgaCATTATGTTACCATTATGAAGTGAGCGCGTGGATCCTGAAGCTCATATCAAAGTTCTGAGTCTCCTGAACCCCTCAGACTATGATCCCTCCATGTCAACAATGTGACTAATAGAAAACTCATTATTAGTTTTCTAAATACATGAATTCCTGGATGATGTGGATTTTGGGTTACAAATTAAAAGGTTTTGATATGAAATTTTAAAGGATAAACTGAGGTTTGAATGTGCCGGTTGATGCGGGAGTCGAGTCACCTGAGATGAAAGTCATTCCTGTGGGGCTGAAGCATGAGGCGCAGCAGGCGTTCAGTGAGGGGCTCATTGTCTTCAGGTTTTGTTCCCGAAAGAGTGGGCTCTACAGCAAACACAGGGCTGAAGGAGACACGCCGCTGCTGTCTGTGGCTCTTTGTGTGGAGTTTCTAAGAGAAATGTCGAATACGAAGCGTCTCTTTTATGACGTGCTGCTGGCTCAGCACGTCATAAAAGGACAAAAGGCCTCAGCAGCTCAGGTGCTATAAagggcagcagcagcactgcagGTATCACACTCAGCAGGAAGCAACCGGCAGAGCAACCCACAGCACCATGACCTCCAGCAACATGAACATGATGGGCAGGGTGAGAGCCAGCATCACACTAACACTGAAACTTTCTGAACTCTGTTGTGAGTGTTGGTTTCAGGTCCAACCCTCAGAGTTCAGAACTCTCACCACGCCTTCATCAAGAAGCACTCACGGCTGTTTCTATCCTCTGTTTCTGATGGATTTTTCTCTGTCGCCCAACAGATCGTCTTCTACGAGGACAGGAACTTCATGGGACGTTCCTATGAGTGCAGCAGCGACTTTGCCGACATGTCCTCCTACCTGAGCAGGTGTCACTCCTGCAGGGTGGAGAGAGGCTGCTTCATGGTCTACGACCGTCCCAACTACATGGGTAACCAGTACTTCATGAGGAGGGGCGAGTACGCCGACTACATGAGCATGTTTGGAATGAGCGACTGCATCAGGTCCTGCCGCATGATCCCCATGGTAAATATCCCACACGGTCTCCATGGAACCAGCGGTCAGGAACCCTCTGTCAGAACGGGGTTCCTGTGACCGCAGCAGACTGCAGATAACTTGACTCTTGACTTGTTGGCTGCTTGCAGTACCGTGGCTCCTACAGGATGAGGATCTACGAGAGGGAGAACTTCGGCGGCCAGATGTACGAGATGATGGACGACTGCGACAACATCATGGACCGCTACCGCATGAACAACTGCATGTCCTGCCACGTGATGGACGGCCACTGGCTGATGTACGAGCAGCCCCACTACAGAGGCAGGATGATGTACATGAGGCCCGGAGAGTACAGGAACTTCATGAACATGGGCTGGAGCGGCGCGAGGTTCATGAGCATGAGGCGCATCATGGACTCCTACTACTGAGCTCTGAGAAACAATAAAGTCTAATCTCTTTAAAAAACCTctcctgtgttttttaattagtcCAGAGACTCTTACTTTCATATAGTtatgtttctgtctgttttaaaGCTCTCAGGAGCCTCAAAAATAGCCAGCACCCACTGAAAATATGCTGCCTTTGAGAGAAGTAGTTGCTATGGTGTCAAACAAAAGATTTCTTTAGTGGCTCAAAGCAAATAATCCATGAAGGATTTGAAATTAACACTCGTCAGtcctgagcttttttttttctgttttccgtctttcagcaaaataaaactagTTTGCACAAAACAACCTCTGCACGCCAAATGGGAATGCTGCGGCCCCAATAATGACATCTTCATACCATCTATACCAGCTCTCCTCTTGGGGGGGCACAGGGGGCTATTTCAGCAGCTATGTGCTGCTGTGctaaattcagttcaattttatttatatagcccaatatcacaacacAGTGGTCATAGTTGtcataaaaaaacttgaaatcagTCATAAATTATCAACGGTAGctgctaaactaagctaaacagactacactaaactgggcatcccttCCCTGGGAAGGTGAggaaaaattcctaaaagaaaaactctCCCACTCTATGTTACAAGCTGGAGCAGATGCTCCAGGAATTCATTTTATCCATCTGCTTCCTGTTTAGGTTTGCAGTTACAAACCTCGACGTTTTGTCTCACCAGAAGTtccagtacttttttttaattgttggtggtcatccatcttttttgtttggcttcttcttaaccctttaacacctgaggcgtcggcagtgatgcttaaaaaaccaaaaatctttaacatactgtaacttttcaaccgttaaccgcttttctccttcagaatctactggaatgacgttgatggtgttaacggttgaaaagttagagtaaatcgaagaacataaacactggagctccagagttaaagggttaaatcaggggtgtcaaactcaagttcAGTTTCGCAAAAGCTGATAAGTATTAGTTATGAAGGACACATTCACTTTTGATGGTAAAGTGACAAACGGAAATCCCTAAaataggggtgtcaaactcaatcgcacaagtggccaaaatccaagacacactttaggtcgcggaccgaacaggataaaacaGGATTAACAGGATTAAAACCATaccttaacataattatgaactagagagtaccattacctgcgataatgccagtgcgaatgctgtaagttgaatttagccgctaaagatgctaatgttTATAGCTAAAGAttctgaagttgataactgaaaacaatgaagctgatatagcttgctaaaatatcagctaaatgccaaattaacctaaaaacaaaacaaaaaaaaactttggtaagccaaaacatctagcatgtagctgaaaaaaatagctaaacttctaaatatcctaaaaaactgaaaaaaaaggctaaattagccaaaacacttaaatattagcctaactccaaaacagcctaaaaaaacttaaaaggctaaattagccaaaacagctatcatgtagctaaaacataaaactccaaaatagccaaaaaaatctttgtaaatgccaaaatagagaaaaaagcagaatgtcacatttttaaactttaaaacagtaattttttatgaatattaaaaaggcaggaaaatattccagaataaatcaaattaaaccttaaataactttaaatattttactctccataggaTTTTCTTCTCCACAGTCACCTTCTACCTTTTACTTTTCACTTACGAAGACCGATCTACACCTAAAATAATCTGCCTTTATTGCAGTTATCTAGACTGAATTGGATTTTAACTCTCATCATGAATAAAGTTTTGGGTCTTTTGTAGCTTTGAGACAATAAGGTTTAAAACTGAATAGATTTAGCTCCACCTTCCTGTCTTGGTAGGGTAGAGGTGTATAGCCCAGGAGGAAGTGAAACCTGTTTCAGTGCCTCCTAAAGTCCAGCTCCATTCAGGAGCTGTGCTTTAAATGAGAGACCTACTCAGTCCTGGAGATCATGAGGGAGGTGCACGACTCCTTTCCTCTGTCACATGGAAGAACCTGAGTGTGCTGCAGGACTATGAAAGACTCACCACACAGAcactttctgtcttttattgCAAAGATACAAACTGCTGAAAAAGTGCCTGTGGAGCATCAAATCCACCAGacagcaaatataaataaagtccTTAGGCCGATCTGAGCCGAGCCGAGCCAGGAGACCTTTACAGTCTAAAACATTAAAggggtaaaaaccttaaaaatctcATCTGATCTGGACAACCAGAGTTAAGCAGCAGGATGGGCTCATTGCAACCACGGCGAAGAGGAATGTCAGAGCCGCCTGctgggggcggggtctgtgagGGAATGTCACATGACCCGGCTACTTCCTGTTTACTAAAACGATCCATCATTTCATCTCTGAGAATCCACCACTGCTCATGGACCAACCATCAGATGAGGGTCTCCGGAGAGCACAAGAACGAGCAAACGCCCCCACTCTTGGGGAGGGTCGGCACTTCCTGTAGAGGGGGAGGAGCCGGTGACCAATGAGAGGCGTTAGCAGCTTAATGCCTGTCCCACCTGCATGCAGGCAGAGCGGATGACGAGTTTGAGGTTTGACTTTGACCGCTAGTTCCCTCCACGCCACGACGAGCAGGACAACCACTTCAAACAATGTTCCAGTTTGAAACCGCCGACGTGAATGAAGATGCTCCCATCAGTcagtgacatcacttcctgtctaCATGCGTCATGAGCTCGTGTGGCTAACTCCAGACCGTCTTGGTGAGCATAAACGATCCCCTCATGCCATCCATCAGGAAGTCTCTCAGGAGGCGCGCTGACGGCCGAGCTCCTCACTTCAGTAGAGCCTTGTAGAGCGCCATGGAGCGCGCCGTGCTGCGGTCCTGCTCCAGACACAGGATGAAATCCCTGAGGTTTACCCGAGTGATCCGCTGGCGAAGCTGCTGGCGGGGGGAGGGGCTTCCCAACAACCCCGAACCTGAGGAAACCTGGGGAGGGGGGAGACGGGAGTTGGAGAGACATCCGTTAACCTCCAAAAAACGCACAGATGGTCTTTAAAAACtaactagaccaggggtctacATCCTGctgctccggagccacatgtggctcatCGACCTCTGTTTGTGGCTCTATTGGTGAAGAATCATAACATgctttgaattttaaatattaagtatttaagtattttttgacTATACACTGTGTCTACCAAAACTGTCAggtaagtcaaactttatttaaatcatttataaacAGTTTGggctcctgactacaatacccataatgctcctaCAATCTATTAAGCAATTTGAGTTCGTAGTTTAAAGGGGAGAAAAGCTCACGGTTTGGATTGTGTCACAGATTTAGGGTCACGGTACGGATCATATTTCGGATCAGTCAAAActgcaaaagctaaaaaagctacaaaataaaaagcttcaaaagctacaagataaaagctaaattaaattttggaaatgcttcaaaacaaatatttttaataaaacaaagtacTTCACACACAGAATAggatatttatatttgtaacaTCATGTGCTCATTGAGGccttattaaaacaaaacttatttaaactttgaacaaacaaaatgctaaaacatgtgtTTTCTGATTAAATTACATGTCtagagaccaaatctacaaaaactgagagaaaagaatgcttaaaaatagtgttgaaaatacgTGTGTGCTGAACCGTGGCCTCTGATCCGTTACATCCCTAGTAGTTTACCAAAGATTTTTGAACCACGGAAAGCAAAATCAGAATTCATACTTAAGGCACACTGGAATTTAAGGCAGACCGTCTATTATTGAACacaattcaaggattttaaatgcACCATATGGTCCTAAAGATGTGTTGcagttaattttatttacagatttttggcTGAGACCCATGAATATTGATAAATTAAACTGTAtaggtttttttaattaaatcactCAACACATAACACTACCTACTACTATATTTGCCTCTATGACATGATCCTATCctacaaggtgtcttttattttgaaaggaagtcatgcgaacctttgttaaaagttacaaacttttttctatttaaaaaaaatattccttatGAATATGCTATActcatataaaaaaacaaattttcattgATATTTGTCTACATGGTGAAGTAAGATGCGGCTCCGACTGGATTGTGATCAGAGAGAAATTGccctgaatggctctttaaatgttgaaggttgcagaccctgaaCTAGAGGAAGCTGAAGAAAAGATGAGGAGTAATGCTGAGCCAATGTGAAGGGTAAGCTTCACTTCAAATCACTTACCTCACTACCAGAAACAGCTCCGCCCACGCTGTCCAGCTTGCGTTTCTTGCGTGGTCCTATGGCGGCGAGAGCTGTGAGGTTTGCGTCTCTCTGTCTCATCTGAgccagctcctgctgctgcatctgCAAGGACAGGAAAAAGACGTGAAGACGCCTCCACAAGGGACCACTGACTGTACAAGAGatctggaccgagtgagtgtgatgtcacccatataCAAATGGCTCCAGTGACTGAATGAAGTAATTTTTTCACCATATTGGAGCCAGATAACGTAAATAAACAGTAAACGAGGctgtctgagtcatcgtttctatggcaaccattctcgccaatcaggaatgagcttgttggaaggccacgacCTTTGcggttttaaatgttcaatgtGGGACCACCTATTTTCATTGAGGTAtgtgattggccagtttataagtTGTAATAAAgacgaaaaaaaataaaaatgaggattatcgagaaaataaaaaaaaatatcagatcaagaacggttattctgaccaatagaatgactgagtaacagctgtttatttctctaaagaagttCTATgagtttggcttcttggagccagcagttACTTcatgtttggaacgccagggggcgggctcactcagtccagttctcatatacaggcAATGTAAGGAACACAACTCAACAACAACACAACTCTGACGTTCACAACAGAACTGAAGCAAACTTCTGCATCTTTCAGGTCCAGATAACATGAAGGTTTAGCTGACactacacacatacacaaaggTTTGTGAAGAAACTACAAATCATTTTCAAAGTGGAGTGAAGATAGGAGACTATCCCTAAAGATAAAGTTGtgtaagctccgcccacaaatGAGGGGAAGGCGTTTGATGGTTTTgttcagaaacattttcagaagtAAAAATGAgagaataaaagtttattttcctgTAATGACTATCATATGTTGATACATTTGTGTccacaaataaaataaggatGTGTAACAGCTAAATACAAGGTTCCTGCAAATTTCTGAAATACTAAACCATTAAACTGTTCAATATGATGACCATgcattaaatgttattttgaaaaatgcaatgTCGGttaatgttttttacttaaGCAAAACTTTTAGTGTTGCGTTAGGCAACATGTCGGGACCAAAAAAATGGACTTGTGGTGTTCCTCGGGGCTCTATCCTAggttctcttttattttatgttgcgTCTTAGGGAGCTTATTGGTCAGTTTTTTCAGTCCTGTTAAATGATGTAGGTCGCCGACATTTGCTTTAAGAGACATCAGTAACTCAACGGAATGGTTGGTCTGCGCAGGCCAATGGCTATTTACAGTTAAATCTGCTAGAGTTAAAACCTTTGAGTGTTGAAAATAACAGCAAAACTCGTCAGATAAAGCTCTGTCTCAGAAATCTTGGGGTGCTGTCTGATGGAAGACACGTCAAACTGTTTCCTTCTATCTCTAAAgtataaattgtgttttcttaacAAATCTAGTGTTAATCACAGATGCTCCCCCATTAACCAAATTTAAGTATTGTCTTTTCTGGATCAAAATGCTGCAGCAAGGCTCTAAGAGGATGGAGCAAAAGACCTCCATCAGTCCTGTCAGAGCTGCACTGGCTGTTTCTGTATTGATGGTCCATTTGTTGTGTTAGTGTTCAGAGACAACAGTTAGTTAAACACACTAGTGACATTCACAGCCACAAACCCACTACAAAGCCAGGGGGGGCCTCTCCTTTTCAGGATGTAGCGCCACGTTTGTGGAACCTCCCCCGTATCCTTTCCCTTTGTTCCCTTTACCTGACTGCCTCTTTTacgtttttgaaaaacaaatatttaggaggggtaacgattcattttaacaatgatttgatCTATAAGATTGTTTGTGGTTGAAGATCTGATTCATAGTCAGTATTGCTTCATTTTGAACattccgattcactgacctcaaatggatccaggacatctttatcaAAATTTCCACCAGTGTGACAGAGATAAATATCTGCTACTTATACCGGTTTCTTCACTCCACATGTGTGTTTATCTACACTGAGCGCAGTTAGCAGTTCCTTTGCGCACCGGGTCCCCGGCAGAAGGCCCCTCTGGGGTGCAGGCGTGTCTATTGATGAAGACACTGACCCAGCCATCCCGTCACAGAGCCCGCTGCCGGAGTACACGGTCCCGACAGAGGGATTCAAGCCAACTCTGGCAGCAGTGTTCTTGCGCCCTGCCCGCAGACCAAGGGCCGGCACAGCGTGTGCCAAGTCGCCGCCACTGTTTACACACCGGTCCCGCCGTCCATTAAAAAGCCTGAGCGGGCGGCGGGGATCCCCCACCACCTTTGTGCCACTCTAGCTCCTTGGGATACCTGCTTGATCCTGCCAATAGCATAAGCTGTCTAAAAgattaagacaaaaacagaaagtgagCGGATCCTGGGGACCCTTGCTCAAGATGAGACCCCTACCCCCACAAAAGGCTGATAGACTAAAGCAGACAGCTCTTTTTTACAGTAGTCAGTACCTTCTGGAggaaaaacccttttttttttgtttgaaggtCACTACTTTCTAGAGCTTACTAGAGCTTTCAGTTGATTAGGTGAGCTCTAGCTACTCTGATCAGGATAACTCTGAGTTGATCCAACCCACTGAAACATGAGGAATACATCATCAGCGGAGCTCAGATTTAAGGTTAATCATGGCAACAGGTCAATAAAAGCTCAGCATGATTATGAAATAAACAATGGCCGTACCTCTTTGGCCTTCTGCTTGAGCCGCGCCTGCTCCGGATCCTCTTGACGGGCTCGGCTCTGGAAGTCAAAGCCAGTTTAATCAGTTCTGATGAAGATGCAGTAGGTATGTAGAAGAAACGCTCTGGGGTCACATTGACTCGGACTTGAACCAGTTAATATCGGGGGTGTCGGTACCTTGGCCGCCTTCAGCAGAATCTCGCGCTCCTGCTCGTCTTTCCGCTGCTTCTCTAGTCGCTCCAGCTGCTCGAAGAAACGCAGCTGAGCGCGCACGTCAGACGTCTGTTCGTACAGCTCCTCGTCCTGAAAGAGGAAGGCCACCGCGTCACCAAGACATCCAAGCTTCGGGTTAAACCTCTACCACCTGCTGGGCTCACCCTCACGGCGTCGGCGCGGTGctgggccaccacagaaacctTCTCCAGCAGCGAGCGCAGCCGGAACTGGGTGGCGTGGGAGACGACATTCACCACGTCCACCGGCACCTCGGTCACACCCAGCTTCCTGGCTGAGGACAAGAAGCTCCACGGGTCAGAACGGGACTGTCATTCAAAACCAGGATCCCGGAGGCTGAACACCCACCTGTGTCCAGGATGCGGCGGTGCAGCACGTCAGCGGGCAGGAAAGACTCGTCTTTACAAGACCGGATCTTTGTGCCCACAATCTCGGAGCTGGTTGCTAGGATACGAGCGTTCTCCTCGTTCAGGTTGACCCCGGCCATCGATGCCACGTCATTGATGTCGTCGTCATCTCTGGACAGAGAGAGGCAAATGCTAAAATCAGAATCCTCCATATGTGTCTGTGGAGAAACTTTCCAGCAGCAGCTGTAGTTTTGTCTCTTTATACTTTACGCTCCCATCTTCCCTCAAAGCCACATTTGACAGCAGCTTTCTTTATAACAcatacattcttttgactaccgtaacttttcaaccatttatgagtggattctgaagcggagagaAGCAGCCAAACCCTTTTTCTTAGTTATGTGCAAAgctgacacaaaaaaaacattttctctacatCAGAATCAGCCGATGTTGATCATGTAAAACAGGAGCGTCCATCCTGAGGCTCTAGAACCACATGGAGTTCTATTATCCTTCTATTGCTGCTCTTTgacttttaatgcaaatatttagaataaataatagattattTACTATCTTATATtagtaaaataactttttaatcactgctgacattacataGAAATCAAgaggttttgttcttttccactCATAATTTAAACATAACTGATTAAAAAggtggtaaaaggtttaatctactgtcaCAGCTGctcattattagaaaaaaacagtaacaatAAGCCCAGAAggctataatcttatatatttgcattttatgttatattaatatatgctgtccctgtctaaaataaacaaaggagcaaaaaagcaaatattttgctGTACAATAGTCTCTAATTGAGATCAAAAGATATATTAATGTATATACATGTAtagtttgcttgtttttttttttttattctccacCGATATTGTCAATAgtaagaagagaaaaaaggtgAAGGTGCAGCAAAGTTGTAATTCATATTAAATGTCACGTTTGActgtctttcatttttaattcaggTAAACCTGCTGCAGTAGAAGAACCGGTTGACACAAGGTGTATTTATTTGGAAAGGACTGTGAGCAgtcaaaagtaaattaatttaaaaaaaagagagctggggaaaaaaaaatctagattttcctaaatgtaaatcgtctgaaacaaaaacattgaattaatTGATAATATTGATATATCGGTAAGATACAGGAGAGCTGTAGTCAAAAACTGGCTCAAGTGGCTCGATTTAGTgccaaaggttgcagactcctggtgtAAGCGGTCAAATAGTGACTGTACGACAAAGAGGATGTGTTATTAACAAGTCTTGTTCTGCATGGAGACTGGACAAAAGACTCACCTGAAGGTCCCACCCCCAGGATCACACTGCtttttctgattggctgaagctGCCAGGCTGACGGGGCCTTTGCCGGTCGTGCACAGAGGTCCTCGCAGGAGCGTCACTGCAAGAACAGCAGCATAGGGCAGGTTGATGCAGGGAGAGCAGTTTGTTCTGCAATAACAAACATCTCACTGCTATTTGAAATGAAACCAGCTTTTATCCTGGTGGGAGGAACAGACGAGGACGACAGGATCTGCCCCAAACACGAGACCTTCACCAAAGATGATGGTGAGAGTgtcaaataaatccatgtttcAGTAAAATGTGCTCACCTGGATGTCTGAGCTGATGACCGATGACCACAGGTGA includes these proteins:
- the LOC112141131 gene encoding gamma-crystallin M2 isoform X2, with the protein product MGRSYECSSDFADMSSYLSRCHSCRVERGCFMVYDRPNYMGNQYFMRRGEYADYMSMFGMSDCIRSCRMIPMYRGSYRMRIYERENFGGQMYEMMDDCDNIMDRYRMNNCMSCHVMDGHWLMYEQPHYRGRMMYMRPGEYRNFMNMGWSGARFMSMRRIMDSYY
- the LOC112141131 gene encoding gamma-crystallin M2 isoform X1 encodes the protein MTSSNMNMMGRIVFYEDRNFMGRSYECSSDFADMSSYLSRCHSCRVERGCFMVYDRPNYMGNQYFMRRGEYADYMSMFGMSDCIRSCRMIPMYRGSYRMRIYERENFGGQMYEMMDDCDNIMDRYRMNNCMSCHVMDGHWLMYEQPHYRGRMMYMRPGEYRNFMNMGWSGARFMSMRRIMDSYY